In Gemmatimonadota bacterium, a single genomic region encodes these proteins:
- a CDS encoding HAD family hydrolase — protein MTPLAAVIFDLDGTLYDTRRMRLAFLPLLVSRAVRRPLEAMHAIAILRHYRHAHEALRGRQSTSLAEDQLRLAAERSGEGLETVRAVVADWFERAPLSAVRSAARPGLGQALAAIRRQGLRTALLSDYPPMAKLEALGVDLAFDAIAWAQQPEIGVLKPNPTGLRHVIERLRVRPDAALYVGDRPDVDVGAARAAGCRVALVGERASPADDIPHFDDLRAISAWLLHSAT, from the coding sequence GTACGACACGCGACGCATGCGGTTGGCGTTTCTCCCGCTGCTCGTATCGCGCGCCGTCCGGCGCCCGCTCGAGGCGATGCATGCGATCGCCATCCTCCGGCACTATCGGCACGCCCACGAGGCACTGCGCGGACGCCAGTCGACGTCACTCGCGGAGGACCAGTTGCGGCTGGCGGCAGAGCGCTCGGGGGAAGGCCTGGAGACGGTGCGCGCGGTGGTCGCGGACTGGTTCGAACGCGCCCCGCTCTCCGCCGTGCGCTCGGCGGCTCGCCCCGGTCTGGGGCAAGCGCTCGCCGCGATTCGTCGGCAGGGGCTGCGCACCGCCCTGCTCTCCGACTATCCCCCGATGGCCAAGCTCGAGGCGCTCGGCGTCGACCTCGCCTTCGATGCGATTGCGTGGGCGCAGCAGCCGGAGATCGGTGTGCTCAAGCCCAACCCCACCGGGCTGCGACACGTCATCGAACGCCTGCGGGTGCGGCCCGACGCGGCGCTCTATGTCGGCGACCGCCCCGACGTCGACGTCGGGGCCGCCCGCGCCGCCGGGTGCCGCGTGGCCCTGGTCGGCGAACGTGCGTCGCCCGCGGACGACATCCCGCACTTCGACGACCTCCGCGCGATCAGCGCCTGGCTCCTGCACAGCGCGACCTGA
- a CDS encoding sulfatase, with the protein MTPATDAGRSPLRIVRVAGLAAVFAGAGHVLVMGAKSLLLGQFIWSSRDLVWMAPVGYLLVFGALAVPLALLAALRPRWVPQAAVVFLYATAAAFSVALLFPRIHPIASLLVAIGIGVRSAQSARDAGSGWPRLARSAGGTVAALLALTAVGMRGMRAWRDDAAWRALPASADGAPNVLYIILDTVRARNLSLYGYARPTSPNMARLAAEGVTFDYAFATTSWTLPSHGSLMTGVDAKELSAAWFVPLDDSTPVLAERMAARGYRTGGFVANHVYTAWESGLARGFHTYEDYLVSLKQVLLSTSLLQTELASELSAARRWSGRMAALRRFNLQVHPAFYSDRKPAERVVDEFLAWEGLASDQPYFAFLNFFDPHEPYEPPGRFRTMFGEGKSPEDLYDGSLAYLDQELGRLADTLRARGTLDRTIVVIVGDHGEHLGDHGIWGHSNSLYEQLLRVPLIIRFPGRVPAGVRVRQPVSLRDLPVTLLSLADSAAAPSLPGVSLTGAWQRSDFRGSDILAELRVAGRRKIPPGPSRFGDLHSAVRDSLHLIRNGDGSEELYDVVRDGEERTNLSANRAAGDSVVTWLRSRLPATGKK; encoded by the coding sequence ATGACCCCCGCTACTGACGCGGGGCGGTCGCCGTTGCGAATCGTCCGGGTCGCCGGACTCGCGGCCGTCTTCGCCGGGGCAGGGCACGTGCTCGTGATGGGGGCCAAGAGCCTCCTTCTGGGGCAGTTCATCTGGTCCAGTCGCGACCTGGTATGGATGGCACCGGTCGGATACCTCCTGGTCTTCGGCGCCCTAGCCGTCCCGCTCGCGCTCCTCGCCGCCCTTCGCCCACGTTGGGTCCCACAGGCGGCGGTCGTCTTCCTGTACGCGACGGCCGCGGCCTTCTCGGTCGCCCTCCTGTTCCCGCGCATCCACCCGATCGCCTCGCTTCTGGTGGCCATCGGAATCGGCGTACGGTCGGCCCAGTCCGCACGCGATGCGGGAAGCGGCTGGCCACGGCTCGCCCGGAGCGCTGGTGGGACCGTCGCTGCGCTGCTGGCGCTCACCGCTGTCGGCATGCGTGGCATGCGTGCCTGGCGCGACGACGCGGCCTGGCGCGCGCTTCCCGCTTCGGCGGACGGGGCGCCCAACGTCCTGTACATCATCCTCGACACGGTCCGGGCGCGGAATCTCAGCCTGTACGGCTACGCGCGTCCCACGTCGCCCAACATGGCGAGGCTGGCCGCCGAGGGGGTCACCTTCGACTACGCCTTCGCCACCACCTCGTGGACGCTCCCGTCGCACGGATCGCTCATGACCGGGGTCGACGCCAAGGAGCTCTCCGCCGCCTGGTTCGTCCCGCTCGACGACTCGACCCCCGTGCTGGCCGAACGCATGGCGGCGCGCGGCTATCGCACCGGGGGGTTCGTCGCGAATCATGTCTACACGGCCTGGGAGTCAGGGCTCGCGCGCGGCTTCCATACGTACGAGGACTATCTCGTCTCGCTCAAGCAGGTCCTGCTGAGCACCTCGTTGCTGCAGACGGAGCTGGCGTCGGAGCTGAGCGCGGCGCGTCGGTGGTCGGGGCGCATGGCGGCACTGCGTCGCTTCAACCTGCAGGTGCACCCGGCGTTCTACAGCGATCGCAAGCCGGCGGAGCGCGTCGTGGACGAGTTCCTGGCGTGGGAAGGGCTCGCGAGCGATCAGCCATACTTCGCCTTCCTCAACTTCTTCGATCCGCACGAGCCCTACGAACCGCCGGGGCGCTTTCGCACGATGTTCGGTGAAGGAAAGTCGCCGGAGGACCTGTACGACGGTTCCCTCGCCTATCTCGACCAGGAGCTCGGCCGGTTGGCCGACACGCTGCGCGCACGCGGAACGCTCGATCGCACGATCGTCGTGATCGTTGGCGACCATGGCGAGCACCTGGGCGATCACGGCATCTGGGGACACAGCAACAGCCTGTACGAGCAGCTCCTTCGCGTCCCGTTGATCATTCGATTCCCGGGCAGGGTCCCGGCCGGGGTGCGCGTGCGGCAGCCGGTGTCGCTGCGCGACCTTCCCGTCACGCTCCTGTCGCTCGCCGATAGCGCGGCGGCCCCGTCGCTCCCTGGCGTGTCGCTCACCGGGGCGTGGCAGCGTTCCGACTTCCGCGGGAGCGACATCCTCGCCGAGTTGCGCGTGGCGGGACGCCGCAAGATCCCGCCAGGACCGTCGCGCTTTGGCGACCTGCACTCGGCCGTCCGTGACTCGTTGCACCTGATCAGGAACGGTGACGGGTCGGAGGAGCTCTATGACGTGGTGCGCGATGGAGAGGAGCGCACGAACCTCTCGGCCAATCGTGCAGCTGGCGATTCGGTGGTGACCTGGTTGCGCTCGCGCCTCCCCGCGACCGGGAAGAAGTGA
- a CDS encoding PHP domain-containing protein, giving the protein MLSDRFADLQLHSTASDGSDAPSEVVRRAHQLGFTAIALTDHDTLGGWPRRWRRHRRLGIEVIPACEISTLDDNERQVDMLGFGIASTMPRSLTCSTRCATDGSPRAWGWCRSSTNSATRSPSTAWSRLPAAPTISVDRTWPRRWSRRGSSPT; this is encoded by the coding sequence ATGCTGAGCGACCGATTTGCCGACCTGCAGTTGCACTCCACCGCCTCCGACGGGTCCGATGCTCCGTCGGAGGTGGTACGTCGGGCCCACCAGCTGGGCTTTACCGCCATCGCCCTCACCGACCACGACACCTTGGGGGGGTGGCCGAGGCGATGGCGGCGGCATCGACGGTTAGGGATCGAAGTCATCCCCGCATGCGAGATCTCGACCCTCGATGACAACGAGCGGCAGGTGGACATGCTGGGCTTCGGGATCGCCTCGACGATGCCCCGTTCTCTCACATGCTCCACTCGCTGCGCGACGGACGGTTCGCCCCGCGCGTGGGGATGGTGCAGAAGCTCAACGAATTCGGCTACGCGGTCTCCTTCGACCGCGTGGTCGAGATTGCCGGCGGCACCGACAATATCGGTCGACCGCACGTGGCCAAGGCGATGGTCGAGGCGGGGATCGTCCCCGACGTGA
- the sat gene encoding sulfate adenylyltransferase — MSRGVTVWFTGLSGSGKTTVARRVHEMLQERHILSERLDGDVVRQSLCRDLGFSKEDRDKNIERVTFVSQVLTRNGVVVLSCFISPYARMRDNARKEIGDFIEVFVRTPLDVLVGRDVKGMYKKAMAGEIQGFTGVNDPYEEPANPELVLDTDKESIEESALKVMRVLEEKGYLAGGIAADRAEAAKRVEQGKRVPGPIAPHGGTLVDRELTGEKRLQAIEHAKELKHFDLDDREASDLEMIGVGALSPLVGFMRKADYDTVVDSMRLSDGLVWALPVTKAVTKEQAATIKVGEEIALRDPNGQLMGIMQVTDIFEYDKAREAQQCFGTTETAHPGVARLMAQGDVLLGGPVQVINRPVHEQFNEYRLTPLETRQRFDELGWKTVVGFQTRNPVHRAHEYLQKVAMEIVDGLLLHPLVGATKSDDVPADTRMKTYEAILEHYYPKNRAMMSVFPAAMRYAGPREALWHAIARKNYGCTHFIVGRDHAGVGNYYGSYDAQVLIDKFPAHELGITPFKFEHTFYCATCNMASTRTCPHDKTHHVILSGTKVREMLTAGELPPPEFTRPELARILIEAYKSAQ, encoded by the coding sequence ATGAGCAGAGGAGTCACCGTCTGGTTCACAGGTCTCTCGGGTTCCGGAAAGACCACCGTGGCGCGCCGCGTTCACGAAATGTTGCAGGAGCGCCACATCTTGTCGGAGCGCCTCGACGGCGACGTGGTGCGCCAGAGCCTCTGCCGTGATCTCGGCTTCTCCAAGGAGGATCGCGACAAGAACATCGAACGCGTCACCTTCGTCTCGCAGGTCCTCACGCGCAACGGCGTCGTCGTCCTGTCGTGCTTCATCTCGCCGTATGCCCGCATGCGCGACAACGCGCGCAAGGAAATCGGCGACTTCATCGAGGTGTTCGTCCGCACCCCGCTCGACGTCCTCGTCGGGCGCGACGTGAAGGGGATGTACAAGAAGGCGATGGCGGGGGAGATCCAGGGCTTCACGGGGGTCAACGACCCGTACGAGGAGCCGGCCAATCCCGAACTCGTCCTCGACACGGACAAGGAGTCGATCGAAGAGAGCGCGCTCAAGGTGATGCGCGTCCTCGAGGAAAAGGGCTATCTGGCCGGCGGCATTGCGGCTGACCGTGCCGAAGCGGCCAAGCGCGTCGAGCAGGGGAAGCGCGTCCCGGGGCCGATTGCGCCTCACGGCGGCACCCTCGTGGACCGCGAGCTCACGGGCGAGAAGCGCCTGCAGGCCATCGAGCACGCCAAGGAGCTGAAGCACTTCGACCTCGACGACCGCGAAGCGAGCGACCTGGAAATGATCGGCGTCGGCGCGCTGTCGCCGCTCGTCGGCTTCATGCGCAAGGCCGACTACGACACCGTGGTCGATTCGATGCGCCTGTCGGACGGGCTCGTGTGGGCGCTCCCGGTGACCAAGGCGGTCACGAAGGAGCAGGCCGCCACGATCAAGGTCGGCGAGGAGATCGCCCTGCGTGATCCCAATGGACAGCTGATGGGAATCATGCAGGTCACCGACATCTTCGAGTACGACAAGGCGCGCGAAGCGCAGCAGTGCTTCGGCACCACCGAGACCGCGCACCCCGGCGTGGCCCGCCTCATGGCGCAGGGCGACGTGCTGCTCGGCGGCCCGGTGCAGGTCATCAACCGTCCGGTGCACGAGCAGTTCAACGAGTACCGCCTCACCCCGCTGGAGACGCGCCAGCGCTTCGACGAGTTGGGGTGGAAGACCGTCGTCGGCTTCCAGACGCGCAACCCGGTGCACCGCGCCCACGAGTACCTGCAGAAGGTCGCGATGGAGATCGTCGACGGCCTCCTCCTGCACCCGCTCGTTGGGGCGACCAAGTCGGACGACGTCCCGGCCGACACGCGCATGAAGACGTACGAGGCCATCCTCGAGCATTACTACCCGAAGAACCGGGCGATGATGTCGGTCTTCCCGGCGGCGATGCGTTATGCCGGTCCGCGCGAGGCGCTCTGGCATGCCATCGCCCGCAAGAACTACGGCTGCACCCACTTCATCGTCGGGCGCGACCACGCCGGCGTGGGGAACTACTACGGCTCCTACGACGCGCAGGTCCTGATCGACAAGTTCCCGGCGCACGAACTCGGCATCACGCCGTTCAAGTTCGAGCACACGTTCTACTGCGCCACGTGCAACATGGCCTCCACGCGCACCTGCCCGCACGACAAGACGCACCACGTGATCCTCTCGGGGACCAAGGTGCGTGAGATGCTCACGGCGGGCGAACTGCCGCCGCCGGAGTTTACGCGTCCCGAACTCGCGCGCATCCTCATCGAGGCGTACAAGTCGGCCCAGTAG
- a CDS encoding anion permease — protein MDLAVIALLGAVALFVFGALSWETAERHVYWNIVLMYGGAIALGAALDRTGAASWLLQLALDGYSPGPLVTIFGAAVLALLLSEVMSNAAALAVVLPLAFTLANQSGALPVAPLLAVSSRRGSTSRSP, from the coding sequence CTGGACCTCGCCGTCATCGCGCTGCTCGGGGCCGTCGCCCTGTTCGTCTTCGGCGCCCTGTCGTGGGAGACGGCCGAGCGACACGTCTACTGGAACATCGTGCTGATGTACGGAGGAGCCATTGCCCTGGGCGCCGCACTCGACAGGACCGGGGCGGCCAGCTGGCTGCTCCAGCTGGCACTGGACGGGTACTCGCCCGGCCCGCTCGTGACGATTTTCGGTGCCGCCGTTCTCGCGCTGCTCCTCTCCGAAGTCATGAGCAATGCGGCGGCCCTGGCAGTCGTCCTTCCGCTCGCCTTCACCCTCGCCAACCAATCTGGGGCGCTGCCGGTCGCGCCTCTCCTCGCCGTCTCGTCGAGGCGGGGCTCGACTTCACGCTCCCCTTGA